A stretch of DNA from Leptospira wolffii serovar Khorat str. Khorat-H2:
ACGGCAAAGCCGATGAATACCGTGATCGTGATGACTTCCTGGAGAATTTTCAACTGAAAGCCGCTCAGTTCATCCTCCGCATAGCCGATCCGATTGGCTGGAACCATAAGACAATACTCGAATAGAGCGATTCCCCAGGAGATGAGGATGGTCTTCCATAATGGGAAATCCTTGAAGAATTTCAAATGCCCGTACCAAGCGAAGGTCATGAACAGATTGGATAGGGTCAGTAAAGCGAATGTCCTCATAAGACCAGAGAATCCAGCCTCGGGATTTAGGGCAAAAAAAAACCGGAGAACTTCTTCTCCGGTTAGGATCGATAAGGTTGTTGCGATTGCCTTTTAAGCGGATTTCACTTCGATTTTTTTGGTCTGGGGTTTTTTGCGAGGGAGCTTCAGCTCCAATACTCCGTTTTTCAATACCGCCGAGATTCCATCCTCTTCCACGGATTCGGACAATACGAAGTTCCTTCTGTAATCACCGGCTCTGTATTCGGAATACCTGAGTTCTCCTTGCACTTCCGGAACTGTGGTCTTAGCGGATATCCTCAGTTCGTTCTTCTCTAGGGAGATTTCCAGATCGGATTCTTTGACTCCCGGAAGATCGATGCGTAGTACATGTTCTTCTTCGTTCGAATATAAATCAGTTGCCGGAGTATAGAGAGGTTTGGAAGTCCTATTCTCCTTAGTGGTTTCCGTATTCGTCTCTTTATTCAATAATTCTGTTGTGCTCATCTTCAATCTCCTTAGGCCTTGGCTTCGATTCGGATCTTTCTAGGCTTCTCGCTCTCTTGCACGGGCAAGCGGAGTGTTAGTACTCCATCTTGGACCTTGGCTTGCACTTTTTCGGAATCCACCGCCACGGGGAGTTCCAACTGTCTTTTGAAATTTCCTCTAGCTCTTTCTTGTCGTCTAGGATGTTCGGTTTTGGAATCCTTCCATTCTCCCGCGATGGTAAGAATGTTATGGGCGACCGTAATTTCCAGGTCCTCGGGAGCTAGTCCAGGGATCTCGGCAGTAACCGTGATATGATCCGAGTCGGCATATACGTTTAGGGCCGGATACGAATGTCCCCCCTCCCAAATCGGATCGAAGAGATTATGAATCCGGTGTTGTAGTCCGAAAACTTGGCTGAATAAGTCGTGCTTTCTCATGATTTTGCCTCCATTGCTTTTTGGCACTCGTATATATAGAGTGCCAAAAAGGATAAAAAGTTCAATCTCTTTTTTGAAAATTTAGCACTCTTTTTTATCGAGTGCCAGGGAGGGGGATTTTGATGTTCCGAGGAGAATCGGCCGAAGAACTGGCTTAAAAACCTAGGCTTTCCGACAAAAAAAGAATCGGACAAGTAGGGTTTCTTCCAGTCTTTTGGAACTGCGGAGCGCATTCTTGGAATCGGAAGAAACGAAAAATCCTACGAAAATTCTACTCATTCGGTGTAAGGACGAACCCGGCCTCATTCATCGAATTACTGGGTTCTTGGCCAAAATCGGAGCTAATATCTTGAGTAATCAGGAATTCGTAGAACCTCTGGAGAAGGTATTCTTCATGAGAACCGAGTATTCCTGTCCCAGGGGAGAATCGGATGAGAATCTTTTTATCGAACTACGAAAGGTACTTCCTGCCGATGCCGAGCTCAGACTCTCCCGTCCGGAAAGGGCGAGAGTCGTAGTACTTGCCACCAAAGAGCCCCATTGTTTGGGAGATATTCTTCTGCGCTGGAGATATGGAGAACTCCCTATGGAGCTTTCCGGAGTGATTTCCAATCACGAGGTATTAGGAGACCTCGTCCGAGATTTCGGGATTCCATTTTACTGCATTCCAAGCGAAGGCATGGATCGGGAGGAACACGAGTCTCTCTTGAACGAAAAGATTGCGGAACTGAAACCGGATTGGATCGTTCTTGCTAAATACATGCGTATCCTTACTCCGGAATTCGTCCGGAAATGGGAGAATCGGATCCTGAATATCCATCATTCTTTTTTGCCCGCTTTCGTAGGAGCAAAGCCGTACGAGCAGGCTTACAAAAGGGGAGTGAAGATCATCGGTGGCACGGCTCATATGGTCACCGAAAGTTTGGACGAAGGACCCATTCTAGTCCAGGACGTGAGCCATGTGGATCATAGTTATTCTCCGGAACGTTTGGTTTTGTACGGTAGAGACTTGGAAAAAGTGGTTTTGGCCAAGGCTTTACGCCTTCTTTTGGAATCCAGAGTCATGGTATTCCAAAATCGTACGGTGATATTTGAATGATCCCGGTTTTCATTTTTTATTTCCCTTACCCATCGACGAACGATTCCGATTGACCGAATCCGAATCTAAGTGCCTTTTAATCATTTCCGATCGTTTCGAAATCCCATGAGTTTTAAAAGAATCCGCCTTCCCGTTGCCTTGCTTCTTTCCTCCATTCCTCTTTTGCTTTCCTTTTTCGGATATTTGCCCCCTCCTGTGGGAGGGATGTTTTTCATCTTCTTTTTAGCCGCAGGCTTTTGGATCTTCGAAATCATTCCCGGGCATGCAACCTCCATTCTCATCATTCTTGCAGAGATACTCCTTTTTTCGAATCCGGGCAAATGGGAGATTCTTCGACCTTATCACCCAGGACCCGGAAAGAATCCTGTTCCCGGAATCTTTCTTTCTTCCTTAGCGGATTCGGCGGTCATTCTATTCTTAGGAAGTTTTGCTTTGGCAAAGGCTTGCGTGAAAGTAGGAGTGGATCGCTGGTTGGCAAACCGGGTACTTCCTTATTTCGGAACCAAGCCCCAGTTCGTTCTATTAGGTCTCATGTGCATTACGGCGACCATTTCTCTCTGGATGAGCAATACTGCCACCGCCTCCCTCATGATCGCGCTGGTATTTCCTCTCTTATCCGCTCTGGACTCGGAGGAAAAATTTCGCAAGGCCGTATTGATAGGAATTCCTTTCGCTGCCAATTTGGGAGGAATCGGAACTCCCATAGGTTCTCCTCCAAACGTAATCGCTTTCGCCAATTTAAAGAACCAGGGATATGGAGAATTTCTTTCTTTCGGAACCTGGATGCTTGTAGCCGTTCCGTTATTGCTGTTACTTCTTGCGGCTGCTTGGTTTTGGCTACTGAAGGCCTTTCCCGCTTCCGAGGGTTTGAGTATATCGCTACATTACGGTTCCGCAGAAGATTCCGTTTCTAAGAAGAAGCTGAGATTCGTTTTGTTCGGATTCTTTTTCACGGTTCTTCTTTGGTTGAGCGAATCCTGGCATGGAATTCCGGCGGGAGTTGTAGCTCTAGTTCCTCTATTATTATTCACTTCTTTGGGGATCTTGGGATCCGAAGATTTGAGATCATTAGAATGGGACGTTTTGATTTTAGTCGCGGGCGGAATCGCTTTAGGGACCGGAATCGAAAAAAGCGGGGCGGGAATCTGGTTCGGAGAAATCATCGGGTCCAATACGGGTCCCGGAGAAAGCGTTTGGGTGTTAGGGATCTTTTTCTCTATCGGTCTTTTTCTTTCTACCTTCCTTTCTAATACGGCCACTGCGAATTTGCTTGTTCCTTTGGCATTACCGGTTGCCGCTCTTTTGCAACCCGGGAACTCTTCCTATGCGATACAATTGGTTTTAGGTTCCGCCTTGGGAGCTTCTCTCGCTATGTCCTTACCGGTTTCCACTCCTCCGAATGCAGTCGCCTATGCAGTGGGGGGATTCGAGATCCGAGATATGGCAAAGGTGGGAGTGAAGATCGGAATTCTCGGGCTCATCTTGGTTCTTTTGGGTTTCCTTCTCTTTAGTTGAATATTTTATAAAAACATAAATTATCCGGAATCACTTTTCCGGGTAACGCGCCTGATTTTCGAAAAATTATCCTTCAGAATTTCGATGGATTGAATAAGGTTCGGAATATGAAAACAGTTTTGGAAATACCGGAAACATTATTCAAAAAAGCGAATGCTTTAGCTGAAGAAGAAGGGATTCCTTTTTCCGGATTGGTTCTTACCTCCTTGGTAAATTCTTTAGAAGTCAAACTTGCCTTTCGAAAAGTGGACTTCGATTGGCATAAAGATTCGTATGGCTGGCCTGTGATTTCCCGTGGCGGGATGCGGGTCAGCGACGACTTGGTAAATTCTATACGTAAAGAAATCAGAATATAGGTCAAAGATTCAATTCTAACAAATATAGCCAAGGACCGATGGGATACCTTTTGGATGTAAATGTGCTGATCGCTTTGACGGACTCGAATCACGAATTCCATGAGGCCGCCTGGGAATGGTTTTTAGAGAGATCTTCCGAGGCATGGGCTACTTGTCCAATTACGAAAAACGGATTTGTTCGTATTTTCGGAAGCCCAAAATATCCGAACGGTCCCGGTTCCGAGGAGAAGGCAAGAGAACTCCTTTCGCAACTTAGGTTGGTGATATTTCTATTTCGAATCTTTCCATTTTTCCGGATTTGAGGTTCTCTCTTTCTAAGAACCTTACAAATCTACATTTCTTGGGGCTTGCCGTAAGCCATTCCTGTAAATTCGTGAGTTTTGATGCCGGGATCCCTTGGGCTCAAATCGTAGGAGGCGGTAAATTTCTGAAAATTATAGATCCGGTGTCAATTCTACAGGACCATCTTGAATTCATGAAGAGCGCAAAAATACGATTTCAGGAGGGGGCGAGTTTTAGAAGAACAGGTAAGTATTTTATTTCCGAATTATAGCTAAGCTCCGATACTGTCCTCCAATCATGAGGTTTTTTCGAAGCTCGCCGATTTCATTCCAAATAGTTGCTCTATTATTATTCTTAAATGGCCTTGGATTTAGCTGTGCGGGCATATCGGAAAAAAAACCGGATTCTTCTCAGAATATGGGATCCGCACTCGTCGGAAAAATCGAATCCCAAATCGATAAACTCTTAGGTAAAGAAGAAGATCCTGAAATCGTTAAGATTCTATTCGGCGGGGATGTGATGTTTAATTGGGGCATCCGAGATACGATCAAATCCAAGGGCGAGCTAGCTCCCGTAAAGGGACTGCAAGAGCTTTTCCTGGAAGCGGATTTAAGAGTATTGAATTTAGAGACTCCAGTAATTTCCGAGAAGGCTTGGGACCAAGGCAAGGCTTACGTTTTTCAAGCCAAGGAATCCGATTTGGAATCCATGTCTTTCCTGGGGGTGGATCTCGTTTCCTTGGGAAATAACCATGCAATGGATCATGGACCGGAGGGATTAGAGGAGACTTTGCGTTTCCTTTCCCAAAGAAATATTTCCCATATAGGCGCGGGCAAGAATTTGGAAGCTGCGTTTCGTCCTTGGACCTGGGATGGAAAGAATACTTCCCTAAGAGTCTATTCTGCGACCAATGTCGCCGAGGGAAGATCCCATTATGCAAGTCTCAAGCCTGGAGTCATGCCCTTGGATCTGGACTTACTCGGGAAACGATTTCAATCCGAGAATGCGATTTTAAATTCTACCAAGAACGGAAAAAAGTCTTCGAAAAAGTCTCCCGCTTTTTTTAAAGAAAGCCCTTTCAAAATTCTTTCATTGCATTGGGGTGTGGAATATTCTCCTTTTCCTACCCCGGAACAAAGAAAGACCGCTAAGAGCCTGTCCGATCACGGGATGAAGGTGATTATAGGCCACCATCCGCATATTCCCCAAGGAATCGAAAGAATCGGAAACACTCTCGTGTTTTATTCTCTTGGAAATCTGATTTTCGGAAGTAGAAACGCTTACTTGAATCATAACATAATCGTTATCTTACATATCAAGCGAGGCAATCTTCTAAAAGCGGAACTTGTTCCTATCTTCGGAAAATTCCAAAACGAAGATCATTTAGTACGTCCTTTGAAGGGGGAGGAAGCTAAGAACTTTTTACATGAGATAGCGGTTTTGTCCCAGGATTTAGGTACTAAGATCCGTATAGAAGGGGAAAGGGGCTGGATCGATCTGGACTAAACGTCCTTTAACCCGAATTTCGGAAGTTCGATCGAATATTTTCTCAGTTTTCTATATAAGGTGTTTCTTCCCATCCCCAAATTCTTTGCGGCCTTGCTGATTATGTAATTTTCTTTTTCCAGGGCTTCCAGAATCGCTTTTTTCTCCCAGGATTTTGTTGCGGAAGCGGATTCCATATCTTCCGGACCATCGCTTTCCAAGGCGTAAATCGAAGGGATTTCCAGGGAGTCTTCTTCCCAGACAAGCGACTCGGCTTCTATTTCCTTTTTATCCGAAGATAAGAAGACTGCCTGTTGCAAAACGCTTTGCAATTCTCTAATATTCCCCGGCCATGTGTAGTTTAGAATTTTTTTGAGAGATTCTTTGGAAAATACTCGGTCCTCGGATCCGATTTTCTTTAGAATGTCCTTGGATAATCCTATGATATCGGTTCTTTCTCGAAGCGGAATCATGTAGAGAACGATTCCTTTTAGTCGAAAATACAGATCCTTTCTGAATTTTCCGGATTGCACTTCCTTCCAGAGATTCCTATGAGTCGCGGCGATCACTCTCACATCCACCTTATGAGATTTGTAACTACCCACCGGATTTACGCTTCCTTCCTGCAATACTCGAAGTAGGGAAGATTGGGCTCTAGGATTCATATCCCCAATCTCATCCAAGAAGATGGTTCCTCCGTCCGCCGCCTGGAATTTTCCGATCCCTCCTTCTTTACTCGCTCCGGTAAAGGCTCCTTTTTCATAGCCAAATAATTCGCTTTCTATCAATGAATCGGGTATGGAACTGCAATTAACCGCTATGAAAGGTTTTCCGGCTCTGGAGCTATGATTGTGAATGGATTGCGCGTAGACTTCTTTTCCGGTTCCGGATTCTCCCAATAGCAGAATCGGAAAATGGTGCTCGGCCGCTCTTTTCGCAAGACCGATCAGGTTTTGGATTTTGGGACAATTGCAGTATAGATCCCCGAACGTGTATCTGGTTTCTTTAGAGATCGGTTTTTGCTTATCTAAAAATCCCCAGACTCTCTTTCTGCCGGTATAGATCGTATGGAATCTCGGATTTCCGGGAAAATCGGGAGACTCGATAACTTCCGTCCAATCTTTTCCGAGCGTCCCTTCTCCCAAGAGTTGTTTTGCCTTTCGATTTAGATATACGACTCTTCGAGACTCGTCTAAGGAGACGATGCTTCTTGTCTCGGCGGAGGATATCGCATCCAGTTCTTTTAGGATCTCCAGTTTTTCCTGGCGGGATCTATCCAGGAGAAGCCTTGTCTCCACCGATTCCGCCGCGAGGCAAGCCAAAGAAAGAGAATGCGGGATTTCGTCCTTATAGTGTCCGGTAATATCAAGAATTCCTAATAATTTGCCTTCAGGAGAATGGATGGGACTTGCGGCACAGGATAGAAAGGAATTCTTTTCCATGAAATGATTGCTTCCGTGGATTCTGACGGGAGCGTCTATCGCGAGAGAGGTTCCAATTGCATTCGTGCCCCTGATTCCTTCTCCCCAATTGGCTCCCGGTTTCAGGCAGACTCGTTCCGTTTTCTTTAGGAACTCCGGATCTCCTATGCTGTGTAGAATATTTCCTTTTTGGTCCGAGAGAATGGCAACATATCCGTAGGGAGAAAGTCTGGGAAAAATTCTCTCCAATACCGGAACGGCATACCGAAGCAAAAGAAAATTTTCGCTACGAGTGTGGTGGAGAACCGAAGAACTCATAATATCCCGTACGATAGGGGATTCGGAATCGAGTCCGAAATCCTTGGACCTCGATCTGGATTCTTGTACGATTCGATTCTCCGGAGAAATGGATTCCATAACGGTGAGAAATACAATACTCTCTTTCCGCTTGCCTTCCACTTCTTTTTACAAAAAAGAACGTTCCCTTGTTCCAAAATGGATCAATGTACTGGAACAGTAATTGATAAAACGCAGGTTAATGAGTAGGAATTCCTACATATTTAGGACGAATCGCTTTGGCACATTCTTTGCAATCTTTCGGTAGATTAGTAAGGAGAAGTCCGATGACTGCTACGAAAGTGTATCCCTTGCCAGGCGAGAAGGAAGCAAAGATTAAACTTCAGGCGAGGTACGAAAATTATATAGGAGGAGGATGGGTTCGACCGGTAAAAGGACAATACTTTGATAATATTACTCCGGTGACCGGTAAGAAACTTTGCGAGGTCGCTCGTTCCGGTTCCGAAGATATCGAGTTGGCCTTGGATGCTGCTCATAAGGCCAAAGAAGCCTGGGGTAAGACCTCCTTTGCGGAACGTTCCTTGATCTTGAATCGGATCGCAGACCGCATGCAGGAGAATTTGGAAGCTCTCGCTACCGTTGAAACCTGGGATAACGGTAAACCGATAAGGGAGACTTTGGCCGCGGATCTTCCCTTGGCTATCGACCATTTCCGATATTTTGCGGGATGTATCCGCGCGGAAGAAGGAAGCATAGGAGAAGTGGATCATGAAACGGTAGCCTATCATTTCCATGAGCCGTTAGGAGTCGTTGGGCAAATCATTCCCTGGAATTTTCCTCTTCTTATGGCTACTTGGAAACTCGCTCCTGCCTTGGCTGCAGGAAACTGCGTCGTACTAAAACCTGCGGAACAGACTCCTCTTAGTATTTTGTACTGGGCCGAATTGATATCGGATCTTCTTCCTCCGGGAGTTCTGAACATCGTCAACGGGTTTGGGATAGAGGCGGGAAAACCGCTGGCTCAAAGTAAGAGGATCGCTAAGATCGCTTTCACCGGAGAGACTACTACGGGAAGGCTTATCATGCAATACGCCTCCGAGAATATCATTCCCGTGACCTTGGAGCTGGGAGGAAAATCCGCGAACATATTCTTTGAAGACGTTTTTCAAAGAGGAGAAGAATATTTGGACAAGGCATTGGAAGGTTTCG
This window harbors:
- a CDS encoding DMT family protein; translation: MRTFALLTLSNLFMTFAWYGHLKFFKDFPLWKTILISWGIALFEYCLMVPANRIGYAEDELSGFQLKILQEVITITVFIGFAVLVLRERLKWNHAVSFFLILLAVAFAFYDKD
- a CDS encoding Hsp20/alpha crystallin family protein, with the protein product MSTTELLNKETNTETTKENRTSKPLYTPATDLYSNEEEHVLRIDLPGVKESDLEISLEKNELRISAKTTVPEVQGELRYSEYRAGDYRRNFVLSESVEEDGISAVLKNGVLELKLPRKKPQTKKIEVKSA
- a CDS encoding Hsp20/alpha crystallin family protein translates to MRKHDLFSQVFGLQHRIHNLFDPIWEGGHSYPALNVYADSDHITVTAEIPGLAPEDLEITVAHNILTIAGEWKDSKTEHPRRQERARGNFKRQLELPVAVDSEKVQAKVQDGVLTLRLPVQESEKPRKIRIEAKA
- the purU gene encoding formyltetrahydrofolate deformylase; this encodes MESEETKNPTKILLIRCKDEPGLIHRITGFLAKIGANILSNQEFVEPLEKVFFMRTEYSCPRGESDENLFIELRKVLPADAELRLSRPERARVVVLATKEPHCLGDILLRWRYGELPMELSGVISNHEVLGDLVRDFGIPFYCIPSEGMDREEHESLLNEKIAELKPDWIVLAKYMRILTPEFVRKWENRILNIHHSFLPAFVGAKPYEQAYKRGVKIIGGTAHMVTESLDEGPILVQDVSHVDHSYSPERLVLYGRDLEKVVLAKALRLLLESRVMVFQNRTVIFE
- a CDS encoding SLC13 family permease, which translates into the protein MSFKRIRLPVALLLSSIPLLLSFFGYLPPPVGGMFFIFFLAAGFWIFEIIPGHATSILIILAEILLFSNPGKWEILRPYHPGPGKNPVPGIFLSSLADSAVILFLGSFALAKACVKVGVDRWLANRVLPYFGTKPQFVLLGLMCITATISLWMSNTATASLMIALVFPLLSALDSEEKFRKAVLIGIPFAANLGGIGTPIGSPPNVIAFANLKNQGYGEFLSFGTWMLVAVPLLLLLLAAAWFWLLKAFPASEGLSISLHYGSAEDSVSKKKLRFVLFGFFFTVLLWLSESWHGIPAGVVALVPLLLFTSLGILGSEDLRSLEWDVLILVAGGIALGTGIEKSGAGIWFGEIIGSNTGPGESVWVLGIFFSIGLFLSTFLSNTATANLLVPLALPVAALLQPGNSSYAIQLVLGSALGASLAMSLPVSTPPNAVAYAVGGFEIRDMAKVGVKIGILGLILVLLGFLLFS
- a CDS encoding CapA family protein; the protein is MRFFRSSPISFQIVALLLFLNGLGFSCAGISEKKPDSSQNMGSALVGKIESQIDKLLGKEEDPEIVKILFGGDVMFNWGIRDTIKSKGELAPVKGLQELFLEADLRVLNLETPVISEKAWDQGKAYVFQAKESDLESMSFLGVDLVSLGNNHAMDHGPEGLEETLRFLSQRNISHIGAGKNLEAAFRPWTWDGKNTSLRVYSATNVAEGRSHYASLKPGVMPLDLDLLGKRFQSENAILNSTKNGKKSSKKSPAFFKESPFKILSLHWGVEYSPFPTPEQRKTAKSLSDHGMKVIIGHHPHIPQGIERIGNTLVFYSLGNLIFGSRNAYLNHNIIVILHIKRGNLLKAELVPIFGKFQNEDHLVRPLKGEEAKNFLHEIAVLSQDLGTKIRIEGERGWIDLD
- a CDS encoding sigma-54-dependent Fis family transcriptional regulator, with translation MESISPENRIVQESRSRSKDFGLDSESPIVRDIMSSSVLHHTRSENFLLLRYAVPVLERIFPRLSPYGYVAILSDQKGNILHSIGDPEFLKKTERVCLKPGANWGEGIRGTNAIGTSLAIDAPVRIHGSNHFMEKNSFLSCAASPIHSPEGKLLGILDITGHYKDEIPHSLSLACLAAESVETRLLLDRSRQEKLEILKELDAISSAETRSIVSLDESRRVVYLNRKAKQLLGEGTLGKDWTEVIESPDFPGNPRFHTIYTGRKRVWGFLDKQKPISKETRYTFGDLYCNCPKIQNLIGLAKRAAEHHFPILLLGESGTGKEVYAQSIHNHSSRAGKPFIAVNCSSIPDSLIESELFGYEKGAFTGASKEGGIGKFQAADGGTIFLDEIGDMNPRAQSSLLRVLQEGSVNPVGSYKSHKVDVRVIAATHRNLWKEVQSGKFRKDLYFRLKGIVLYMIPLRERTDIIGLSKDILKKIGSEDRVFSKESLKKILNYTWPGNIRELQSVLQQAVFLSSDKKEIEAESLVWEEDSLEIPSIYALESDGPEDMESASATKSWEKKAILEALEKENYIISKAAKNLGMGRNTLYRKLRKYSIELPKFGLKDV
- the adh gene encoding aldehyde dehydrogenase, producing MTATKVYPLPGEKEAKIKLQARYENYIGGGWVRPVKGQYFDNITPVTGKKLCEVARSGSEDIELALDAAHKAKEAWGKTSFAERSLILNRIADRMQENLEALATVETWDNGKPIRETLAADLPLAIDHFRYFAGCIRAEEGSIGEVDHETVAYHFHEPLGVVGQIIPWNFPLLMATWKLAPALAAGNCVVLKPAEQTPLSILYWAELISDLLPPGVLNIVNGFGIEAGKPLAQSKRIAKIAFTGETTTGRLIMQYASENIIPVTLELGGKSANIFFEDVFQRGEEYLDKALEGFAMFALNQGEVCTCPSRALVQESIYEKFMDLAVARVKKIEQGNPLSLSTMIGAQASVDQLEKILSYIDIGKREGAGVLTGGERANLGGSIGDGYYVQPTIFTGNNKMRIFQEEIFGPVVSVTKFKDEKEALEIANDTLYGLGAGVWTLDMNRAFRIGKGLQAGRVWTNCYHAYPAHAAFGGYKQSGIGRETHKMMLHHYQQTKNLLVSYSTKALGFF